CACAATTCGCTTACCCTGCAACACCATTCCTTGACCGATGCATTTCTTAAACCGGCAGTATTGACACCTGTTTCTTTGAGCTTTTGTTATTTCACAAGTGCCTTCAGCTATACACGTGTATATCCTCCGGTTTTGGACGGTACGTTTGAAGAACCCCTTGCATCTATTTGGAAATAAGAAAAACGTTAAACATTtgtcagataaaaaaaacaataataaatacgataaatgttgtatttttttatgttagtgTTAACGACTCATGTTTCGGATGAATGGAAACGTGCGCGTAATAccattaatatactataacctTGTAGTAAAAAAAAGTCGTCGTCCTTGAGGGAGACGAGGCGTACCGTTAAGAGTTATACAGTTACTACGACGACGATACGTACGTATAATGCGTATACATCGCACCGTGGCTACATTTGCGACATTGCGCTGTGCCGTGTGTTTTTCCCGCAGGCCAGAAAAAATACGCGCTTTAACCCAATTTTGAAGCGACGAAATTTGGACTTCAAAATCTCATAAATCAATATATGTGATAGTCGTATACGACTCTAAACCTCGGCAACGTGACGTCATTAAAAAGGGGTAgtgtataatgattaatgaatgaCACGTGCAGAATGACTCCTCATATCCATTGTCGCAAAATGTGGTGGCATTTCAACCCTGTTTGATTCTACCTCAATCTCAAATGCACCTAAACCCTTATATTTTTGacatcttatattttttttatattaaaaatccacaCTACAGATAGACGTATATTACCGTTACAGCCTTTCTTATTTCGACTAACCCTTAATAGTTTGATAGCACGCAAAAACTCGTCAACAAACTATTTTTGTGGTTTTACTCCCACGTAGTATTTAACTCAAATTTTGCAAATACTATTACATGCTAGTAAACCGGAGAAACACAATACAGTTGTTGAGTTTAATGCTAAATACGTACCCTTCGCAAGTGATAATGCCGTAATGGAGACCCGTGGCTCGGTCGTCACAGATCATACACACCATGGGTTGTTCCTGTTCTTCGGCCTCCTCCATCTGGTGGTATGCGTTGACAGGCGCAGACTTGTTGTCGCCATTGGAACCAGCCATCGGCCATCCGGGTCCCGTGTTGGCCGTTAGGTTGAGCGCGTGCATCTGATGCGTGGCGGCCACCGGGAGTTGGGACAGGTCACCGGCCCACAGCCGTTCCATATTGAGCGGCACGTGAAAGCTCTGCTGCCCACCACTGGTGACGTTGctgccaccaccaccaccaccaccacttcCACCACTGGCCACTGACGTCTGCTGCATCTGGCCACCAATGGGCCTGAGACCGGGCATGTGGCTGATGACAGACGCCACATCATGGCCAGCGGCCACGCCAAGGTTCAACAGTAGATGAGCGGCTGACTCTTCACTGACCGCTGCGGGTGACGGGGATGGGGACGATGTGGACGACGTGTTGGACGACCATGTGGCCGCGGACGACCAGTACGGCGTGCTGACCGTTGATGGTACGGAACCGCAGCCAGTGCTGGCGGGTGACGTAGACTGTTCCACGGTGCAGGGTGGACTGGACCAGATCATAGTCCGCACTCCACCTTTAAAACACAATTATCTTCGAATTACAACACTGTTATTCATAACTTTggctgttttaatattattaatgagtataaatgtataatatatgctttTGTGCACTACATTTTTGTCcaccaaaaaatattctactcctcaaaataattatataggtacctacgtttaatacgataataatatggattttaaattttaatgacttaCCCGCTTCGCCCATTATGACGGTGGGTGCAGACCGGGTGGTCCGTGGGGGTATGGCAGCGGGTGGTTTCATGTCAGTGTTGCTGGTGGCGACCGCAGCCGTGGTCGCGAATCCCGCACCGCCAATGAGCTCAGGCCGGACACCATTGATGCGACACACGGACAACACGGACGCTGCGGCGGCGGTGGCCACGGATGCGTTACCGGGCGCAGTAGACGCGGGCGACGTCTGCGTGCCCGCGTTCCAAAACGCCGATGACACGGAAGTGACGACAGATTGCCGGCGCTGCTGGTACTGCTGCGTCACCGACATGGAATTGGCAACGGAGGAGGGCGTGTAACACCGCAGCGGTGGTGGATTCGTTTGAGCAGTCACCGTCGTCCAAGTCAAGGGTggcgacaacgacgacgacgatggtgGCGGTGTTGTTGGTGACTTGACAACGCAACTCAACGGGCTTGTCATCACCACCGACTCGCGTCTCTGCTGCTGCTGCTCCTGTTGCGCTGctgccgtcgccgccgccgccaacgCTGCTGTAACCACCGCCGAAGGTGATGGCGACGGCGACGGTGGTTCCGCCTTGTTATCGGCCACCGTCCCGTTTTCGTATCCCGTCCCGATTGCATCTTTCGGTTGCAGTTCGTCCAACATCTCCTCTTTGACCTTGACGCCTTCTCCCACGTCATTCGGGTCTTGCCCGCTGTCCGTGGTCATGCTGCCGCATTCTGGAGACGACACCATTCTGTATAAACACACACGCAAGACAAATTAAAACAACTGCCAGTAAAACTGAAAGTACGTTCACGAATAATATTGAGCAGTAAAGTCGATCGGCGTTTAGacgagatatttttatttaatcgttAATGGTTGATGTGATAGAGCACTACAAAGGCAAGTATATCACCTAAAAATGTACCCCTTACTGTATCGgggttgtatttaaatatttatttgataaacaaatctaaaacaaatttaattaaatgttttatcaaCATCACTTCAGATTGATCATCccactttaaacaatttaaatttttaccttacacttacatttatttaaaaaattaaaaaattgaagaatGTTAGTTTCAACACTAAACAGAACAAcgattatacataggtaataaaaaaataaataattaaaaaaaaattgggttgTCGATCTCAAGTAAACTTcttaacaattttcaatatgTTTTCAACATTTAACTGAATACTTTGGTTTACGATGGGCAAAATGGACGTCAtgatttttagtaaaacatatttttcgaCGGTTAGTGATTACATATTAGTTAAATGTGGGTGCGTGACGCGTGTGCAAAACGTTCCGATATCTCTTGGGCAGTATAGTCGCAGACACACATTCACATGCAAGCACTTAGAGAATTGCCTACATTGAACTCCTTAAAACGGTTGGAATCGAATCGCCTATTGCGTCTCATGCGACACTTAAGACATCGTCGATCATCCACGGTTACGAATACTCttgaaaatatcatatataaacaGAGAGATTTTGCAACtgtattgtatagtaataaaaaattatttggacgAATTTAGACGATAGGCTATCGCTGAAGTTGCAATCACgtgattttgtttaaaaaacgaGATGTTTGTCGCTGGTTGCAAAAAATCTTATACATCACCATCTGATGCCTTAGTTCCTTAATACCCTCCTTGGTATATCACCATAAATCTTACCTATCCATCGATATGATAAGTCCAGGCGACGGTACTGATCTGTCCATTCGGTTAGATGGGGACGCCGGGCCAGCGACGTCTGGTGATGAAGTACTAGTGTCCGCTATGCTCTCACCTGTTCaaacataaatacaaacaacgattttaaaactaatgtaggtagttaataaGAAGTACCTATTTAAGGATGTTTATTTTCATGGATGTACGCGTTATGTCGATATTGTTGTACGTATAATTACgtgcatacataatataggccCTCAAAGAAATGTATAGGTAAGGTATCTACTGCACTAGTGCAGTTTAGGACAGATAAGATAAACGAAGTCGTTTCGACTATTCCTTATTAGGTCACGCACTTAGGGGGCCGTATACGCAGTGaattacaatatagtaataatatagtaatagaaATGTTTTCACTGAACCGCCGAATGATGCGATTTTTAAAcaccagtatataataatataatataataagtacctatatgatatatgtCCTATACTCGCTTAAGTCAGGAGAATGACAGGTATAATCGACCAAAGAGTGTGAAATTGTTGgaataaaatcgaaaacatttGGTTTTGGAAATAGGCGcgtatctttatattttataataatattgttattattgtcgtcGACGATTATTGGTcaattatacgataatataggTCTTCTGATTCTTGGGGGGAAAAGTCTTATGGAGTaaccgatatatatatattatattatatacaataatactgatattatatgaaaagaaataaaaacgaCAATACGGAATTGGGTCAGGTCAGTTCCCATGAGTCGTACCGGTGCGGCCACGTGGGCGAAAACCCCGCGTGCCGCACAAAAAACCACCGTGACAAACCCATGATTTGGGGTTGTGTTGCAGATAGGTTCCCATGACCTTAGGCACAATGAAAACCAGCCGGTGTCCAGCTATTCTGGACGGTTTAGACGTATTTATTGCCATGTATTGTAAtagtttatagtaggtacctaatgcgCGTTATTTCGGCTACTATTTACTACACAAGTTTTCTTCCCCGATAATAAATATACGGCGACTCATAAAGAATCGTCATATTACGGACGGGTTCAGTGTCACAACAACAAAAATGTCGTGTCTGGGATGTCGATTTGTTTCGGTCACTGGGTTAAGTATTTCGTTCCAACGGGTTGTAGCTAGGGTCAATTTcgattaataagtatataatatatagacgtcATGTCGTCACGGTTTGACGATGAAGGAATTACCAAAACTAGTAGGTTACTCGTTGAGACgcttttatacataaatattataatataatatacggtacaTAGACAAGATTAAGGATACAATggtaaatattaagttttgaataaatatttctgtttttattaaaaatgtattttctaaatGCGTATGTGTGTAATACACTGTGTATGTCCATACagcaatattataactactaattaatattatttaacgtgaATTAATggaattagtttttataaaaacaattagttaggttcataatttattattattttatccataGACTACTGTGCATATAGTAGTGTATatgtaacatatatttaaaaaacgtctaagtatatagtttatgttcaatgattgaaaatgtataaaaaaaatcgtagggTACGTATTTACAGGAGTTATCATTATAACTATGAtatagtgaataaaatataaataaataaataataaatcatgtgAATCATACTCTAAAATCAGCtgaatttaacattaaatataattttttatatgaaaacaatAGGTAAATAGGCTATTTATCCACCTTAAATCATGAATTGAAATTAATGTAAGTATTTCAACAAAACGGGTAAAATAggaagttataattaaaaaaaaatatatatatatcgttaaGTGCAAAAGCTTACAATTTATGTCTAAGAAGTAAAGGGTGGGGACGTGGGGAAATATTACACTCTTTTTAAGGGTTGTGTAtgcaaatacacaataataataatctttttttaaataaacaaactaaTAAATAGTACCTGATACCAAATGCgtacagaaatattatataagctaggaaatgtcataaaataggtacatatttatatttttactatctaataagtaattacctatattagtgACTAAGTAGTATATGGTACATATTCCTAAGTTCAAAGTATtagttaatatgtattaatcaCTATTCCTTTCATTAGTATACGAGTTggacacatttattttatataagaagTAAGAACTGCAGGATATTAATTTCAATCAGGTTAAATCGCTatatattatcacttatcagttattacgATAGAgccaaatcaaaacaaaaatcaattttatctgATCTGTACGAGATTTTTTTGCCGAAATGAAATagttagatttttaatttaaactgattataaaacaaacctaacaaactattatactaatacttaTTCAAAATTACCAAAGTAAAAGTTAAAAGATCGTTAACCAAAAAATAgtgcataatactattattataggtatctacaaaATCTTACCGTCACTGCTGCACCTTGAATCTATTTTGCGCCTCTTCAGTTTCAGGTCTTGAAACAGACTCATGGTACTCAGGTCACACGGGGTACTTGTTAGGGTCATAATTCCTGTTCAACAAACAATATATCGTTGCAATTAAAATTTGGCGAAGACAAAACTGTTAATTTgttgtatagttataatatcgtgttggaaacatttttacgaactATGCGATGTTTTTTTGTACACACAAGCACgtgaaaaaaaactgttcactaaatagtaaatatatatacctatgtgatatatatatcagtatattaCATAAACGATAAACAATTACCTCgcttaatgtaaaaaatattattcgtcgaTATGTGCGCGTGAAGTCCAATCATTTAAAACGTGACACGGCGCTGTGTAAAAAAATCTGCCCCATAACACATGATAATAATTGCTACTGTAGTCGCATCGTCgcagaaagtaaaaaaaaaaattcaatcataATATCTCGTAGACGAGAGTGCGGCGGCGTCGTACATGGGAGAAAATCCTATCTAAcgtttatatagaatataaacgACACCGTGCGGCGCGTTCGGTCATCGAGCGAATACTGTCACTTTCTCTTCAATCTTTTGTCGCACACGAGCCACACGAGCACGCCCCGTAGCGCACAACACCCGCGTCACGCGGCATCTATCTCTCAGCGACCGCGAACACGGGGTAACGCCCAGCCACCGCGACTGTTTAACACTGAgaatggtttaaaaatatattttcggcCAAAACCGAAAACATTTCTTGAGCGTCGCGAAACGAATACGATCGAGGGAATTTTTTTCGCCCAAAGTTTTCAGACTTTTGCGTCACGGCGGCGGCTGCAACGATAGCGGGACCGGCGTACAATCGATGACGATTGGTTCGGGAATGATCGAGCCGCTgttggcggcggtggcggcggcggcggagaaaAGCGAGAAagacaaaatagaaaaaaaatatttgtacctatgtattaaacGAGTGTACACACGCGACGGAGGCTTGTGCAATCTCTGTCTGTTTAATGCAAAACGAACGGTTTTTTTTCTGGTGGGATTTTCGGCCGCCAATGGTAGATGAGGCCACTGTCGGCGAACGACGACGGTCTGagagcgtgtgtgtgtgtatgtgcgtGTGAGCGCTTGTTTGTGTATCGCGTGAAGGTTATAAGTGGGGCCTCCGCTGCCGCCGGTGTAAACGAAGAGGGAAGAGGTCGGTAACCTGCGCCTGCGGTAAGTAGGTCAGCGCCGTGCGAGTTCGCCCACCCGTTCGGCGGCGGCAACGCTACCGACACCACCGTCGCCGTATATTTAAACATCGTCAAAACACACGCACAGTGTTATACTCACTTATACGCCTTGTATACTCCACCTCATCTTCCCCCGGGAAAACAAACATCATCATCCCCCGCGCGAGTACTAGATTTTCCTCCCCACCAGCCATCAACGGCGCGAAAGTGTGCACAACGTGAGCGCACGCGCAGACCCGGACACTGGTGTCGGTCGTCTGTCCCAAAGTCACCCCAAATTACAGTGGGTAAGGGAATTAGCGATATTTTGTAAACGGTCGCGTTCCAAGAGCTTGGGAGTTTTCATTTCGATTTTCGACTGCTCTCATGCACTTCTCGcgatgcaataatattttattttattttatttatcttatacaaatatttgacGCGATAGTCAAATCAttgttcttaattattattatttaatatttagtattaccGAAACATTTCTTcgattgcatataatattattcgtaacaATAAATATGATGGTTAAATAATCGTGAGAACGATTTTTGGTTGTCGTGTTTTTATCTCTTCGATTATTTGTTTCTTTGCGTAACGATTTTACTGCAGAGGAAGAACAGATGGACTGTtgggattattattattgttgtctttTGCCAAACCGGATTGCCAGACCGAGCGAATTTCGTtcggttttttttgtttatgtaacACTCATCTTACACGTTGCAGGTTACATATCTTTCACAGGTATACGTGTAAGAGTGTAAAAACCGTGTAAGAACCTAACCCATTTATaggaataacaaaatattcacTGTCGACGTaacgataacataatatcacacatttatacaatttacatgcTGTACCTATACGAATAAGTTGATCCCTAAATGTCtcgattaaatatataattaaataattaaataattaaatagccTATCTATTTATACACgcattaattttttccaaaatatatgcTTTGTACTAAAACAcactaaaaaaaagaattctttataacattcataatataatttatacttaaatgttGGGTCTGtcgagtaaataaatataataatatagtatgcaaAATTCACACACAATTTGAGATCTACgttctacaaataataataataataataaataactctaTGCCCTATAAGAACTGATGGACTGCGGAGGcaagaataaaatagaaaaaatataatacctacgtttGAATGTCGTTATGAACGATGCGTGATAGATATTTCGGCTTTTGTCTATATTCacatacgtgtgtgtgtgtgtaaatatGAATACGTATGGTGCCGTATACAACAAAGGGGCTGTTAGTTTTGGCTGCAGAATAATTTCTGTATTGTTGCCTGTTGGCGTTCGGAAATTTCTTTTCGTGACAGCCGACGCAAAAAAGGAAAGGGTTTTAAAAATacgatcgtatattatataggttcgcGCCGTGATACATTCGATCTTAATAATGATTGTACACGACACAGCCAACGTTTTATTTCTAGGCATTCTTTACGCGCCGGACCGTATCGAGTCTTGGAGGTTTTGTTTTGTCCGAACGTCCTTCTATCGAATTATGTCCTCTACGTACAGTTAGGTACGGCGTATATCGCGATATACACgcaaattatatagattattgtatGGAGCTACTAACTTCAGTTATCATCGTCGTTTTCGTTTCCCTTGTCTTAAGACTTAGGGAAATACacaaaaaggaaaaataacgataaagCCACGCAGTCCAGTGCAATGCTGATAAAtgattatctatgtatatttgaATCGTGTACATCGTAATatcgtacctattataatcaTGTTGTTATACAAGTGTTGTCGGATCATTAGCCGCGACGCAACGCATAAAACACAATaaccgatatattattataatatgtaggtcgaatttgtttttcaaacgtTATATCTAACATATGACGTCATTTCGAATCCCGGATTCGTttatatacgattattattattatcatcgttgaATAAAGCCTTACCAAACCCCATTACTGGTGTGTGCCGACTGccgggtacctatatatatatatattatgttttttatgtatagaTGCAACTCggattagaaattaaaatcttaaaggAGGGGGAAACCAGAGAGTgctaatgttaatttttaacattttttttaattaagaggTATTGATTAAACttctttcaatttaaaaataaaaacttgatacaatattattcgacTTTTTACAAGCCCTACTTATCAATTGTTTGCCTAATTTAGGTATAGgtgcatcatattattaaaatactgattactacagggtgattcatttaacagtaaatagtaaatactcacCATCTCAAAGAGTACTaatgttcttaaaaataatttttttcccataAATAAACCTTTTTCGTAGGTGTACCTATTTTTTGAGATACTGGgtacaaaaaatgttaaaaaatgtaatcatcctgtatattgtTTGAGTTACCAAATTGGTATCTATAAAGATGATCGAACAGCGGTGGTGGTGTAGTGAATATACCCACTCCCCCCACCCACccataacttttattttcaatattatattaataatattattataattaaaaaataaagtacctgaataataatttttttctgtaatcATTAATCTGATAAAACTATTCATGATATTTGatagcaaaattatttttattctgataagttataaaaaaaacaacaggctaagatcttaaattatttttttttatgttc
This is a stretch of genomic DNA from Acyrthosiphon pisum isolate AL4f chromosome A3, pea_aphid_22Mar2018_4r6ur, whole genome shotgun sequence. It encodes these proteins:
- the LOC100167283 gene encoding hormone receptor 4 isoform X1, with amino-acid sequence MIGLHAHISTNNIFYIKRGIMTLTSTPCDLSTMSLFQDLKLKRRKIDSRCSSDGESIADTSTSSPDVAGPASPSNRMDRSVPSPGLIISMDRMVSSPECGSMTTDSGQDPNDVGEGVKVKEEMLDELQPKDAIGTGYENGTVADNKAEPPSPSPSPSAVVTAALAAAATAAAQQEQQQQRRESVVMTSPLSCVVKSPTTPPPSSSSLSPPLTWTTVTAQTNPPPLRCYTPSSVANSMSVTQQYQQRRQSVVTSVSSAFWNAGTQTSPASTAPGNASVATAAAASVLSVCRINGVRPELIGGAGFATTAAVATSNTDMKPPAAIPPRTTRSAPTVIMGEAGGVRTMIWSSPPCTVEQSTSPASTGCGSVPSTVSTPYWSSAATWSSNTSSTSSPSPSPAAVSEESAAHLLLNLGVAAGHDVASVISHMPGLRPIGGQMQQTSVASGGSGGGGGGGSNVTSGGQQSFHVPLNMERLWAGDLSQLPVAATHQMHALNLTANTGPGWPMAGSNGDNKSAPVNAYHQMEEAEEQEQPMVCMICDDRATGLHYGIITCEGCKGFFKRTVQNRRIYTCIAEGTCEITKAQRNRCQYCRFKKCIGQGMVLQAVREDRMPGGRNSGAVYNLYKVKYKKKRPPKNGQVKMEKSVTCTTASTMTTIKTENQDNNSSSMSTLVNGTILKTALTNPSEVVYLRQRLDNAVSSSRDRTFSIEATVNMIKNLMDCDEFQDIATLRNMEDLLEHNSDLSAKLMQIGDSIVYKLVQWTKRLPFYLELPVEVHTRLLTHKWHELLVLTTSAYQAIHGPQKIWNSTNMNGDRNEDSEFHQEVFQNLCILQNCLSSMMGKPITMDQLRQDVGVMVEKITHVTLMFRRLKLRMEEYVCLKVIIMLTQNNGNTTSELETIQERYTSCLKTYVEHTFPMQPNRLQDLLQRLPEIQSAASLLLESKMFYVPFLLNSTIRS
- the LOC100167283 gene encoding hormone receptor 4 isoform X3: MTLTSTPCDLSTMSLFQDLKLKRRKIDSRCSSDGESIADTSTSSPDVAGPASPSNRMDRSVPSPGLIISMDRMVSSPECGSMTTDSGQDPNDVGEGVKVKEEMLDELQPKDAIGTGYENGTVADNKAEPPSPSPSPSAVVTAALAAAATAAAQQEQQQQRRESVVMTSPLSCVVKSPTTPPPSSSSLSPPLTWTTVTAQTNPPPLRCYTPSSVANSMSVTQQYQQRRQSVVTSVSSAFWNAGTQTSPASTAPGNASVATAAAASVLSVCRINGVRPELIGGAGFATTAAVATSNTDMKPPAAIPPRTTRSAPTVIMGEAGGVRTMIWSSPPCTVEQSTSPASTGCGSVPSTVSTPYWSSAATWSSNTSSTSSPSPSPAAVSEESAAHLLLNLGVAAGHDVASVISHMPGLRPIGGQMQQTSVASGGSGGGGGGGSNVTSGGQQSFHVPLNMERLWAGDLSQLPVAATHQMHALNLTANTGPGWPMAGSNGDNKSAPVNAYHQMEEAEEQEQPMVCMICDDRATGLHYGIITCEGCKGFFKRTVQNRRIYTCIAEGTCEITKAQRNRCQYCRFKKCIGQGMVLQAVREDRMPGGRNSGAVYNLYKVKYKKKRPPKNGQVKMEKSVTCTTASTMTTIKTENQDNNSSSMSTLVNGTILKTALTNPSEVVYLRQRLDNAVSSSRDRTFSIEATVNMIKNLMDCDEFQDIATLRNMEDLLEHNSDLSAKLMQIGDSIVYKLVQWTKRLPFYLELPVEVHTRLLTHKWHELLVLTTSAYQAIHGPQKIWNSTNMNGDRNEDSEFHQEVFQNLCILQNCLSSMMGKPITMDQLRQDVGVMVEKITHVTLMFRRLKLRMEEYVCLKVIIMLTQNNGNTTSELETIQERYTSCLKTYVEHTFPMQPNRLQDLLQRLPEIQSAASLLLESKMFYVPFLLNSTIRS
- the LOC100167283 gene encoding hormone receptor 4 isoform X2; this translates as MTQTLDKTRIMTLTSTPCDLSTMSLFQDLKLKRRKIDSRCSSDGESIADTSTSSPDVAGPASPSNRMDRSVPSPGLIISMDRMVSSPECGSMTTDSGQDPNDVGEGVKVKEEMLDELQPKDAIGTGYENGTVADNKAEPPSPSPSPSAVVTAALAAAATAAAQQEQQQQRRESVVMTSPLSCVVKSPTTPPPSSSSLSPPLTWTTVTAQTNPPPLRCYTPSSVANSMSVTQQYQQRRQSVVTSVSSAFWNAGTQTSPASTAPGNASVATAAAASVLSVCRINGVRPELIGGAGFATTAAVATSNTDMKPPAAIPPRTTRSAPTVIMGEAGGVRTMIWSSPPCTVEQSTSPASTGCGSVPSTVSTPYWSSAATWSSNTSSTSSPSPSPAAVSEESAAHLLLNLGVAAGHDVASVISHMPGLRPIGGQMQQTSVASGGSGGGGGGGSNVTSGGQQSFHVPLNMERLWAGDLSQLPVAATHQMHALNLTANTGPGWPMAGSNGDNKSAPVNAYHQMEEAEEQEQPMVCMICDDRATGLHYGIITCEGCKGFFKRTVQNRRIYTCIAEGTCEITKAQRNRCQYCRFKKCIGQGMVLQAVREDRMPGGRNSGAVYNLYKVKYKKKRPPKNGQVKMEKSVTCTTASTMTTIKTENQDNNSSSMSTLVNGTILKTALTNPSEVVYLRQRLDNAVSSSRDRTFSIEATVNMIKNLMDCDEFQDIATLRNMEDLLEHNSDLSAKLMQIGDSIVYKLVQWTKRLPFYLELPVEVHTRLLTHKWHELLVLTTSAYQAIHGPQKIWNSTNMNGDRNEDSEFHQEVFQNLCILQNCLSSMMGKPITMDQLRQDVGVMVEKITHVTLMFRRLKLRMEEYVCLKVIIMLTQNNGNTTSELETIQERYTSCLKTYVEHTFPMQPNRLQDLLQRLPEIQSAASLLLESKMFYVPFLLNSTIRS